Proteins co-encoded in one Gemmatimonadaceae bacterium genomic window:
- a CDS encoding DUF969 domain-containing protein, whose product MLALLGVLVVIIGFALRLNALLVVTCAGIVTGLAGGLGLHEVIAAFGKAFTQNRYVAIVWMVLPVIGLLERSGLKERAREMIARIHAATTGRVLMVYLALRQITSALGLTSLGGQAQMVRPLIAPMAEGAAESRYGDLPDDTRFRIRAFAAATDNVGMFFGEDIFIAIGSILLIKGFLAQNGITVQPTTLAKWSVPTALAAFAIHGTRLALLDRRLKRELGAGAPNGRTAPPADAPAGPHAEDGR is encoded by the coding sequence ATGCTCGCCCTCCTCGGCGTCCTCGTCGTCATCATCGGATTCGCCCTCCGACTCAATGCGCTCCTCGTGGTCACCTGCGCCGGCATCGTCACCGGCCTGGCCGGCGGCCTCGGCCTCCACGAGGTGATCGCCGCGTTCGGCAAAGCCTTCACGCAGAATCGCTACGTCGCGATCGTCTGGATGGTGCTGCCGGTGATCGGCCTCCTCGAACGCAGCGGCCTCAAGGAGCGCGCCCGCGAGATGATCGCGCGCATCCACGCTGCCACCACGGGCCGCGTGCTCATGGTCTACCTGGCGCTTCGCCAGATCACCTCCGCGCTCGGCCTCACCTCGCTGGGGGGACAGGCGCAGATGGTGCGGCCCCTCATCGCCCCGATGGCCGAGGGCGCGGCGGAGAGCCGCTACGGCGACCTGCCGGACGACACGCGATTCCGCATCCGCGCCTTTGCCGCGGCCACGGACAACGTGGGCATGTTCTTCGGCGAGGACATCTTCATCGCCATCGGGTCCATTCTCCTGATCAAGGGATTCCTGGCGCAGAACGGCATCACCGTGCAGCCGACGACGCTCGCCAAATGGTCGGTGCCCACGGCGCTGGCGGCGTTCGCCATCCACGGCACGCGCCTGGCGCTGCTCGACCGGCGCCTCAAGCGGGAGTTGGGAGCGGGAGCGCCCAACGGTCGAACCGCTCCGCCGGCCGACGCCCCCGCGGGGCCGCACGCCGAGGACGGGCGATGA
- a CDS encoding DUF979 domain-containing protein, whose amino-acid sequence MIGLEAIYLLMGLMVGGIALVNLLDAKDAKRYNKTAFWGIYAVTFLFGTHLPDFVNGCLVIGMVLVSSIGGLGRGGPESVTQEQRAASARRWGNLLFVPALLIPAVTLLGTTVFQGIRINGVPLIDPAQVTVISLGLATVVSLAVGMVMLRAPLRSPIVEARRLMDSVGWAAVLPQMLAALGALFAIAGVGGVVSTLVNRWIPLNTPVVVVITYAGGMALFTIIMGNAFAAFPVMTAGIGLPLIVHRFGGDPAIMAALGMLSGYCGTLMTPMAANFNIVPAALLELPDEHAVIKVQIPTGILLLATNILLMYFLVFRY is encoded by the coding sequence ATGATCGGCCTCGAAGCGATCTACCTGCTCATGGGGCTGATGGTCGGCGGCATCGCCCTCGTGAACCTCCTCGACGCCAAGGACGCCAAGCGGTACAACAAGACCGCGTTCTGGGGGATCTACGCCGTCACGTTCCTGTTCGGCACCCACCTGCCCGACTTCGTGAACGGCTGCCTGGTGATCGGCATGGTGCTGGTGTCGAGCATCGGGGGGTTGGGGCGCGGCGGTCCCGAATCGGTCACGCAAGAACAGCGCGCCGCCAGCGCGCGCCGGTGGGGCAACCTGCTGTTCGTGCCGGCGCTGCTCATCCCCGCCGTGACGCTGCTCGGCACCACCGTGTTCCAGGGCATCCGCATCAACGGCGTGCCGCTCATCGATCCCGCCCAAGTGACCGTGATCTCGCTGGGCCTGGCCACCGTGGTGTCGCTGGCCGTGGGGATGGTCATGCTGCGCGCGCCGCTGCGGTCGCCGATCGTCGAGGCGCGGCGGCTCATGGATTCCGTGGGCTGGGCGGCGGTGCTGCCGCAGATGCTGGCGGCGCTCGGGGCGCTGTTCGCCATCGCCGGAGTGGGCGGCGTGGTGTCCACGCTGGTGAATCGGTGGATTCCGCTGAACACGCCCGTCGTCGTGGTGATCACGTACGCCGGGGGCATGGCGCTGTTCACGATCATCATGGGCAATGCGTTCGCCGCCTTTCCGGTGATGACCGCGGGCATCGGCCTGCCGCTGATCGTGCACCGCTTCGGCGGCGACCCGGCGATCATGGCGGCCCTCGGCATGCTCTCCGGCTATTGCGGCACGCTGATGACGCCGATGGCCGCCAACTTCAACATCGTGCCGGCGGCGCTGCTGGAACTGCCCGACGAGCACGCGGTCATCAAGGTGCAGATCCCCACCGGGATCCTGCTCCTGGCCACGAACATCCTGCTGATGTACTTCCTCGTCTTCCGGTACTGA
- a CDS encoding DUF2891 domain-containing protein, translating into MSSRLDPDRDAALSASVASHFAGLALSHVEREYPNKLDHVINGPDDVRGPRALHPIFHGSFDWHSCVHGYWLLAHLYRTVPSLDAAARIRELFNRQLTPDKVGGELAYLRQPSRAGFERPYGWAWLLMLAGELSRHATDEGARWAAALQPLAGAFAQRFRDFLPRATYPVRVGTHFNTAFALTLAQEYADAVGDAAFTDLLREKANAWYGDDADCQAWEPGGDDFLSSALIEAECMRRALPAAGFAAWLDRFLPRLAQRHPATLFRPAHVSDRSDGKIAHLDGVNLSRAWCWRALARALPDGDPRRALARETADLHLAASLPHVAGDYMGEHWLATYAVLALES; encoded by the coding sequence ATGTCCAGCCGTCTCGATCCCGATCGTGACGCCGCGCTCTCGGCGAGCGTGGCGTCCCACTTTGCCGGGCTCGCCCTGTCGCACGTGGAGCGCGAGTACCCCAACAAGCTCGATCACGTGATCAACGGGCCGGACGACGTGCGGGGGCCGCGCGCGCTGCACCCGATCTTCCACGGCAGCTTCGACTGGCACTCGTGCGTGCACGGTTACTGGCTGCTCGCCCATCTGTATCGCACGGTCCCGTCGCTCGACGCGGCGGCGCGCATCCGCGAGCTGTTCAACCGGCAACTCACGCCCGACAAGGTGGGCGGCGAGCTGGCGTATCTGCGCCAGCCCTCGCGCGCCGGGTTCGAGCGGCCCTACGGTTGGGCCTGGCTGCTGATGCTCGCCGGGGAGCTGTCCCGGCACGCCACCGACGAGGGCGCGCGCTGGGCGGCCGCGCTGCAGCCGCTGGCCGGTGCGTTCGCGCAGCGGTTCCGCGACTTCCTGCCCAGAGCCACATATCCGGTGCGCGTGGGCACGCATTTCAACACCGCGTTCGCGCTCACCCTGGCGCAGGAGTACGCGGACGCGGTGGGCGACGCGGCGTTCACCGATCTCCTGCGCGAGAAGGCCAACGCCTGGTACGGCGACGACGCGGACTGTCAGGCGTGGGAGCCCGGCGGCGACGACTTTCTGTCATCGGCGCTCATCGAGGCGGAGTGCATGCGCCGCGCCCTGCCCGCGGCAGGATTCGCCGCCTGGCTCGACCGCTTCCTGCCGCGCCTCGCGCAGCGCCATCCGGCCACCCTGTTCCGGCCCGCGCACGTGAGCGACCGCAGCGACGGCAAGATCGCCCACCTGGACGGCGTCAACCTGAGCCGCGCCTGGTGCTGGCGCGCGCTGGCGCGCGCGCTCCCCGACGGCGATCCGCGCCGCGCGCTCGCTCGCGAGACCGCCGACCTGCACCTCGCGGCGAGCCTGCCGCACGTGGCCGGCGACTACATGGGCGAGCACTGGCTGGCCACGTACGCGGTGCTCGCACTCGAATCCTGA
- a CDS encoding Ig-like domain-containing protein: protein MSHRVRLAALVVGVLGLYACSPTGTEPAGSGQVAQVTVTASSAAVGVGETLQLVATVTDAAGAVVTNPAIVWTSSDTTRAKVTATGLVNGVAPGTVTVGATAGGVSGTLSLVVVAAGISSVVVTPSTVSLAAGSTVQLSAVVKSNSGAVVPGATVTWVSSDTSKAAVSAAGLVTGLGSAVAPQIASVAPATITPGVPVTVTGANFAVGSGGVSVTVAGTPVPATVTSATTLTFTLPTAFPCVATGNTTLAVANSIGTVTVTASSGGQTGAAAVIVGSTPATAQHAVQVANQLALGVGQSALITDPNQVGCTELTGGAHYLVDVYNDSRVPSGIAAFVLRGAVGPASGALAGTRAPAGIAAAPMVPMVPRMQAAPVPAGALALMAGAAAHMRDGHALQLAQRSAYVRPLLAQLKAHARRPRAGLDAAAALNPPIPQTVGDTATVKIDTVSQGDQCKTWVSVQARVVYVGSHSIILEDVNAPLARTMDADYVALGQHYDSLQYPIITQYFGDPMAFDDSLTRVGKVTMLFSPLANAAGGGGELGWVTPCDLFPTSFDADVPSSNHTEMFYAVVPTLATGSTSDAHVRSVWDALMPATLIHETKHIAATAERFADPVGTQLEESWLEEGTAQIAVELYGRAIYGTAWKGDVGYNQSVYYDVRNVTPYIMTSPFLDLYDYMQHNETKSFLSAGTADPDIYGSAWLFSRWMLDQYSTQESDILKPLIADATLAGIANVTDKTGRSWDELDGYFTMAYAADQYPGSTAPANARYIVPSWNLRDIFQGLSYDFPYNFASWPLAAHATAFGTFSTEVDSLAGGSGSIFDISGSLTGRQLLDLHAVSGAVLPLGHTLRMVVVRVE from the coding sequence ATGTCGCACCGCGTACGTCTCGCCGCGCTCGTCGTGGGCGTCCTCGGCCTGTATGCCTGCAGTCCCACGGGGACGGAGCCGGCTGGCAGCGGGCAGGTGGCGCAGGTTACCGTGACCGCGTCGAGCGCCGCGGTGGGCGTGGGCGAGACGCTGCAGCTCGTTGCCACCGTCACCGACGCTGCGGGCGCCGTGGTGACGAATCCGGCGATCGTCTGGACCTCTTCCGACACCACGCGTGCCAAGGTAACGGCCACGGGGTTGGTGAACGGTGTGGCGCCGGGCACCGTGACGGTGGGCGCGACCGCGGGTGGCGTGTCGGGCACGCTGTCGCTGGTGGTGGTGGCGGCGGGCATCAGCAGCGTGGTGGTGACGCCGTCCACGGTGAGCCTGGCGGCGGGCAGCACGGTGCAGTTGAGCGCGGTGGTGAAGAGCAACTCTGGCGCCGTGGTGCCGGGCGCCACGGTGACCTGGGTGTCGTCGGACACGAGCAAAGCCGCGGTGTCGGCCGCGGGTCTGGTGACCGGACTTGGCTCGGCGGTCGCGCCGCAGATCGCCAGCGTTGCGCCGGCCACGATCACGCCGGGGGTGCCGGTGACGGTCACCGGCGCGAACTTTGCCGTGGGCAGTGGGGGCGTTTCGGTGACCGTGGCGGGCACGCCGGTGCCGGCCACGGTCACCTCGGCGACCACGCTCACGTTCACGCTGCCCACCGCGTTTCCGTGCGTGGCCACCGGCAACACGACGCTCGCCGTGGCCAACAGCATCGGCACCGTCACGGTCACGGCGTCGAGCGGCGGCCAGACGGGCGCGGCGGCCGTGATCGTCGGGTCGACGCCGGCTACGGCACAGCACGCGGTGCAGGTGGCCAATCAGTTGGCGCTGGGCGTGGGCCAGTCGGCGCTGATCACCGATCCCAATCAGGTGGGTTGCACCGAACTCACGGGCGGCGCCCACTATCTGGTGGACGTGTACAACGACAGCCGCGTGCCGAGCGGAATCGCAGCCTTCGTGTTGCGCGGCGCCGTGGGGCCGGCGAGCGGCGCGTTGGCGGGGACCAGGGCTCCGGCTGGCATCGCGGCGGCGCCGATGGTGCCGATGGTGCCGCGCATGCAGGCGGCGCCTGTCCCGGCCGGCGCGCTGGCGCTCATGGCGGGCGCCGCGGCGCACATGCGCGACGGGCACGCGCTGCAGCTGGCGCAGCGGTCGGCGTACGTGCGGCCGCTGCTGGCGCAACTCAAGGCGCACGCGCGGCGGCCGCGCGCCGGGCTGGACGCGGCGGCGGCGCTCAACCCGCCCATCCCGCAGACGGTGGGGGACACGGCGACGGTGAAGATCGACACCGTGTCGCAGGGCGATCAGTGCAAGACGTGGGTGAGCGTGCAGGCCCGGGTGGTGTACGTGGGCTCGCACAGCATCATCCTCGAGGACGTGAACGCGCCGCTCGCCAGGACGATGGACGCCGACTACGTGGCGCTGGGCCAGCACTACGACAGCCTGCAGTATCCGATCATCACGCAGTACTTCGGCGATCCGATGGCGTTCGACGATTCGCTGACGCGCGTGGGCAAGGTGACGATGCTGTTCAGTCCGCTGGCGAACGCCGCGGGCGGCGGCGGAGAGTTGGGCTGGGTCACGCCGTGCGACCTGTTCCCCACGTCGTTCGATGCCGACGTCCCGTCGAGCAATCACACGGAAATGTTCTACGCGGTGGTGCCGACGCTGGCCACCGGCAGCACGAGCGACGCGCACGTGCGCTCGGTGTGGGACGCGTTGATGCCGGCCACGCTGATCCACGAGACCAAGCACATCGCGGCCACCGCCGAGCGATTCGCCGATCCCGTGGGCACGCAGCTGGAGGAGAGCTGGCTGGAGGAAGGGACGGCGCAGATCGCGGTGGAGCTGTACGGCCGCGCCATCTACGGCACGGCGTGGAAGGGCGACGTGGGGTACAACCAGAGCGTGTACTACGACGTGCGCAACGTCACGCCGTACATCATGACGTCGCCGTTCCTGGACCTGTACGACTACATGCAGCACAACGAGACCAAGTCGTTCCTGTCCGCGGGCACGGCCGATCCGGACATCTACGGCAGCGCCTGGCTGTTCTCGCGCTGGATGCTCGATCAGTACTCGACGCAGGAGTCCGACATCCTCAAGCCGCTGATCGCCGACGCCACGCTGGCGGGCATCGCCAACGTGACCGACAAGACCGGCCGGTCGTGGGACGAGCTGGACGGCTATTTCACGATGGCGTACGCGGCCGACCAGTACCCCGGATCCACCGCGCCGGCCAACGCGCGCTACATCGTCCCGAGCTGGAACCTGCGCGACATCTTCCAGGGCCTGTCATACGATTTTCCATATAACTTCGCCTCCTGGCCGCTGGCGGCGCATGCCACGGCGTTCGGCACGTTCAGTACCGAGGTGGATTCGCTGGCCGGCGGGTCGGGGTCGATCTTCGACATCAGCGGATCGCTGACCGGCCGGCAGCTGCTGGATCTGCACGCGGTGTCGGGCGCGGTGCTGCCGCTGGGGCACACGCTCCGCATGGTGGTGGTGCGGGTGGAATGA
- a CDS encoding efflux RND transporter periplasmic adaptor subunit translates to MKRIIIGLVVIIAVAGTTAYFRRQASAGTTSYLFVPITRGDLESTVSATGNLTAVDSVQVGTQVSGRIDALYADFNDHVRKGELLARIDTTVLRLSVDRAKASEAQGEADLKQKMFAVQQIERLLTNKAETQSDYETAEANYAMSIATLKSDSVALTEAEQNLAYAFIYSPIDGIVIKRTVDPGQTVAASFSAPELFLIAGDLKNMQIIASVDEADIGQIHDGQIADFTVEAYPDRVFHGIVRQVRLQSTTVDNVVDYPVVVNVPNPDGALRPGMTATVNFEIAKATAVLKIPDAAIRFRPTQAMIAQMRQQYASSGDSGRRSGGADSAARGRRGGGFQRGGGGGGRGGPGGRGGAGAQRLPDVAALWYLDSSGKLAIARVHTGLTDGQETEITGPTIKEGMQIIAAVTGGSTSGSATANPFQGNTQGGRGGFRGGF, encoded by the coding sequence ATGAAACGGATCATCATCGGGCTGGTCGTGATCATCGCCGTGGCCGGCACCACCGCCTACTTCCGGCGTCAGGCCTCGGCCGGCACGACGTCGTATCTCTTCGTTCCGATCACGCGCGGCGACCTGGAATCCACGGTCAGCGCCACGGGCAACCTCACCGCCGTGGATTCCGTGCAGGTGGGCACGCAGGTGTCCGGGCGCATCGACGCGCTCTATGCGGACTTCAACGATCACGTGCGCAAGGGCGAACTCCTGGCACGCATCGATACCACGGTGCTGCGGTTGTCCGTGGACCGCGCCAAGGCGTCGGAGGCGCAGGGCGAGGCGGACCTCAAGCAGAAGATGTTCGCGGTGCAGCAAATCGAGCGGCTGCTCACCAACAAGGCGGAGACGCAGTCGGACTACGAAACCGCCGAAGCCAACTACGCGATGTCGATCGCCACTCTCAAGTCCGATTCCGTGGCCCTCACCGAGGCGGAACAGAACCTGGCCTACGCGTTCATCTACTCGCCCATCGACGGCATCGTCATCAAGCGCACGGTGGATCCCGGACAGACGGTGGCCGCCAGCTTCTCGGCGCCCGAGCTGTTCCTCATCGCCGGCGATCTCAAGAACATGCAGATCATCGCGTCGGTGGACGAGGCCGACATCGGGCAGATCCACGACGGACAGATCGCGGACTTCACGGTCGAAGCATACCCCGATCGCGTGTTCCACGGCATCGTCCGGCAGGTGCGGCTGCAGTCGACGACGGTGGACAACGTGGTGGACTATCCCGTGGTGGTGAACGTGCCCAATCCCGACGGCGCGCTGCGTCCCGGCATGACGGCCACGGTGAACTTCGAGATCGCCAAGGCGACCGCCGTTCTCAAGATCCCGGATGCGGCGATTCGCTTCCGGCCCACGCAGGCGATGATCGCGCAGATGCGCCAGCAGTACGCTTCGTCCGGTGACTCCGGGCGGCGGAGCGGCGGCGCGGACTCCGCGGCGCGCGGTCGCCGCGGCGGTGGGTTCCAGCGCGGCGGCGGTGGCGGCGGCCGGGGCGGTCCTGGCGGCCGAGGGGGAGCGGGTGCTCAGCGCCTGCCGGACGTGGCGGCGCTCTGGTACCTGGACAGCAGCGGCAAGCTTGCCATAGCGCGCGTGCATACCGGGCTCACCGACGGCCAGGAAACGGAGATCACCGGTCCCACGATCAAGGAAGGGATGCAGATCATCGCCGCGGTCACGGGCGGCTCCACATCGGGCTCGGCGACGGCGAATCCGTTCCAGGGCAACACGCAGGGTGGTAGAGGCGGATTCCGCGGAGGGTTCTAG
- a CDS encoding molybdopterin cofactor-binding domain-containing protein, with the protein MTNSRRDFLKTLGSGIAIALVTGDATAQGLHRAIHPGASGGAPAPTDQIAAWLHVGADDSVTVYTGKVEVGQGIRTSLAQELAEELRVPLASVHMIMGDTDLTPYDMGTFGSMSTPRMGPILRKAGASARELLIDLAAAKWRVGRETLTAQLGAVVDRAHGRRATYGELTAGRLLVETMRDDAPLTPASAWMTAGHSLPRVGARDVVTGRHQYPSDITRPGMLHGKVLRAPSIGATMQSVDASDAASVNDAIVVQDGQFVGVAAPRTADAERALISIRATWAPAPGPQPSSLDVYDYLKRTRPAPSSGRGGGEGFGGGEPFVQGDVDGALKSAAHTLARTYTVAYIAHVPLEPRAAVAEWTTDDKGPKLTVWTGTQRPFGVKEELMRAFDLADDRVRVIMPDTGSGYGGKHTGECAVEAARLARGARQPVSLVWTREEEFRWAYFRPAGVIDVNAGMTADGTLTAWAFDNYNSGPAAIRPMYAITNQRVEYHPSESPLRQGSYRGLAATANHFAREMHVDEMARLVGMDTLAFRLRNLADERLRAVFQTAADRFGWGKPRAEGRGVGIAGGFEKGGYIATAIEVAVDRTSGSVKLVRGVSAFDCGAVVNPDILRNQIEGAFIQGIGGALFEAIDFDHGVIRNAHLAQYRVPRFSDVPDVEVVLIDRKDQTPMGAGETPIFGVAPAIGAAIFDATGIRVRQLPMARGGLRTS; encoded by the coding sequence ATGACGAACTCGCGCCGCGACTTTCTCAAGACGCTCGGCAGCGGCATCGCCATCGCGCTCGTCACCGGCGACGCCACGGCTCAGGGCCTGCATCGGGCCATCCATCCCGGCGCGAGCGGCGGTGCGCCCGCGCCCACGGATCAGATCGCGGCGTGGCTGCACGTCGGCGCCGACGATTCCGTCACCGTCTACACCGGCAAGGTCGAGGTCGGCCAGGGCATCCGCACGTCGCTTGCCCAGGAGCTGGCCGAGGAGCTGCGCGTGCCGCTGGCGTCGGTGCACATGATCATGGGCGACACCGACCTCACGCCGTACGACATGGGCACCTTCGGCAGCATGTCCACGCCGCGCATGGGGCCCATCCTCCGCAAGGCCGGCGCGTCGGCGCGCGAACTGCTCATCGACCTTGCCGCCGCCAAGTGGCGCGTGGGCCGCGAGACGTTGACCGCCCAACTGGGCGCGGTCGTCGACCGCGCGCACGGCCGCCGCGCCACGTACGGCGAATTGACGGCCGGCCGCCTGCTGGTCGAGACGATGCGCGACGACGCGCCGCTCACGCCGGCCTCGGCGTGGATGACGGCCGGACACTCCCTGCCCCGCGTGGGCGCGCGGGACGTCGTCACCGGCCGCCATCAGTACCCGTCGGACATCACCCGTCCGGGCATGCTCCACGGCAAGGTGCTGCGCGCGCCCTCCATCGGCGCCACCATGCAGTCCGTGGACGCGAGCGACGCCGCCTCGGTCAACGACGCGATCGTCGTGCAGGACGGGCAGTTCGTGGGCGTGGCGGCGCCGCGCACGGCCGACGCCGAGCGCGCGCTGATCTCCATTCGCGCCACGTGGGCGCCCGCGCCGGGCCCGCAGCCGTCGTCGCTCGATGTCTACGACTATCTCAAGCGCACGCGCCCCGCGCCGAGCAGCGGGCGCGGCGGCGGCGAGGGATTCGGCGGCGGCGAGCCCTTCGTGCAGGGCGACGTGGACGGCGCGCTCAAGTCCGCGGCGCACACGCTGGCGCGCACGTACACGGTGGCGTACATCGCCCACGTGCCGCTGGAGCCGCGGGCCGCCGTGGCCGAGTGGACCACGGACGACAAGGGCCCGAAGCTCACCGTGTGGACGGGCACGCAGCGCCCATTCGGCGTCAAGGAAGAACTGATGCGCGCCTTCGACCTGGCCGACGACCGCGTGCGCGTGATCATGCCCGACACGGGCTCGGGGTACGGCGGCAAGCACACCGGGGAATGCGCCGTCGAAGCGGCGCGCCTGGCCCGTGGCGCCAGGCAGCCGGTGTCGCTGGTGTGGACGCGCGAAGAGGAATTCCGTTGGGCGTACTTCCGGCCGGCCGGCGTGATCGACGTGAACGCCGGCATGACCGCCGACGGCACGCTCACGGCGTGGGCGTTCGACAATTACAACTCCGGCCCGGCCGCCATCCGGCCCATGTACGCGATCACCAACCAGCGCGTGGAGTACCACCCCAGCGAGTCGCCGCTGCGGCAGGGGTCGTATCGCGGCCTGGCGGCCACGGCCAACCACTTCGCGCGCGAGATGCATGTCGACGAGATGGCGCGCCTGGTGGGCATGGACACGCTGGCCTTCCGGCTCCGGAACCTCGCGGACGAGCGCCTGCGCGCCGTGTTCCAGACCGCGGCCGACAGGTTCGGCTGGGGCAAGCCGCGGGCCGAGGGGCGCGGCGTGGGCATCGCCGGCGGCTTCGAGAAGGGCGGCTACATCGCCACCGCGATCGAGGTCGCGGTGGACCGGACGAGCGGATCGGTGAAGCTGGTGCGTGGCGTGAGCGCGTTCGACTGCGGCGCCGTGGTCAATCCCGACATCCTGCGCAATCAGATCGAGGGCGCATTCATCCAGGGCATCGGCGGCGCGCTGTTCGAGGCGATCGATTTCGACCATGGCGTGATCCGCAACGCGCACCTGGCGCAGTACCGGGTGCCGCGCTTCTCCGACGTGCCCGACGTCGAGGTCGTGCTCATCGACCGCAAGGACCAGACGCCGATGGGCGCCGGTGAGACGCCGATCTTCGGCGTGGCGCCGGCCATCGGCGCGGCGATCTTCGACGCCACCGGCATCCGCGTGCGCCAACTGCCGATGGCGCGGGGCGGGCTCCGGACGAGCTGA
- a CDS encoding ABC transporter ATP-binding protein has protein sequence MAEVKDVVIRVEGLKKVYATGKTQVHALRGVDFTVERGEMIAIMGASGSGKSTLMNILGCLDQPTHGSYMLDGVRVDGLSKNELADIRNAKIGFVFQGFNLLARTSALENVELPLLYDRSNRKLDTKQLAREALERVGLGERLDHEPSELSGGQQQRVAIARALVTRPAMVLADEPTGNLDSQTSVEVLALFQELNEQGITVVLVTHEHDIAGYTKRVIELRDGHIIRDEAVVDRHVAAEDLMHLEPEPVAD, from the coding sequence ATGGCCGAGGTCAAGGACGTCGTCATCCGCGTGGAAGGGCTCAAGAAGGTGTACGCCACGGGCAAGACCCAGGTGCACGCCCTGCGCGGCGTGGACTTCACCGTGGAGCGCGGCGAGATGATCGCGATCATGGGCGCGTCGGGCTCGGGAAAGTCCACGCTCATGAACATCCTCGGTTGCCTGGATCAGCCCACGCACGGCAGCTACATGCTGGACGGGGTCCGCGTGGACGGATTGAGCAAGAACGAACTGGCCGACATCCGGAACGCCAAGATCGGGTTCGTGTTCCAGGGGTTCAACCTGCTGGCGCGCACGTCGGCGCTGGAGAACGTGGAACTTCCGCTGCTCTACGATCGCAGCAACCGCAAGCTCGACACCAAGCAGCTGGCCAGGGAAGCCCTGGAGCGCGTGGGGCTGGGTGAACGGCTGGACCACGAGCCGAGCGAGCTGTCGGGCGGCCAGCAGCAGCGCGTGGCGATCGCGCGGGCCCTGGTCACGCGGCCGGCGATGGTGCTGGCCGACGAACCCACGGGCAACCTGGACTCGCAGACGTCGGTGGAAGTGCTGGCGCTGTTCCAGGAATTGAACGAGCAGGGCATCACGGTGGTGCTCGTGACGCACGAGCACGACATCGCGGGGTACACGAAACGGGTGATCGAACTGCGCGACGGGCACATCATCCGGGACGAGGCGGTGGTGGACCGGCACGTCGCCGCCGAGGACCTGATGCATCTGGAACCCGAACCGGTGGCGGACTGA
- a CDS encoding (2Fe-2S)-binding protein, giving the protein MRIELQVNGRTHTVDVDPSRSLLSVLREDLTLTGPKYGCGESQCGACTVLLDGRSVHSCVTPVSAAVNAPVTTIEGLERDGRLHVVQQAFLDEQVAQCGYCTGGMIMAAISLLAATPKPSRDEIVRAMDGNVCRCGTYPRIVTAIQRAAGQLAQPAVQTFREVQP; this is encoded by the coding sequence ATGCGCATCGAGCTCCAGGTGAACGGCCGAACGCACACCGTGGACGTGGATCCGAGCCGGAGCCTGCTGAGCGTGCTCCGCGAAGATCTCACGCTCACGGGGCCCAAGTACGGCTGCGGCGAATCGCAGTGCGGCGCGTGCACCGTGCTGCTCGACGGACGGTCGGTGCACTCGTGCGTGACGCCGGTGTCGGCGGCGGTGAACGCGCCGGTCACCACGATCGAGGGACTCGAACGCGACGGCCGGCTGCACGTGGTGCAGCAGGCGTTCCTCGACGAGCAGGTGGCGCAGTGCGGCTACTGCACGGGCGGGATGATCATGGCCGCGATCTCGCTGCTCGCCGCCACGCCCAAGCCGTCGCGCGACGAGATCGTGCGCGCCATGGACGGGAACGTCTGCCGCTGCGGCACCTACCCGCGGATCGTGACCGCCATCCAGCGCGCCGCCGGCCAACTGGCGCAACCGGCAGTCCAGACCTTCCGAGAGGTCCAGCCATGA